The Meiothermus sp. QL-1 DNA window GGGGGACAACGTCACCTTCACCGTCGAGCTCATCAAGCCCATCGCCCTGGAAGAAGGCCTCCGCTTCGCCATCCGCGAAGGAGGACGTACCGTCGGCGCCGGTGTGGTGTCCAAAATCATCGAGTGAGGGAGGCCCAGCGTGCCAAAGATCCGCATCAAACTTCGGGGCTTTGACCACAAGAGCCTGGATGCCTCGGCGGCCAAAATCGTGGAGACGGCTCGCCGCAGCGGGGCCAAGGTCTCGGGTCCGGTGCCCCTGCCCACCCGGGTACGCCGCTTTACCGTGCTGCGCAGTCCTTTCAAGCACAAGGACAGCCGGGAGCACTTCGAGCTGCGCACCCACAATCGGTTGGTAGACATCACCGATCCCACCCCCAAGACCATAGAGGGGCTGCGGAACCTGGATCTGCCCACCGGCGTGGAGATTGAACTCAAGATGATAGGAGGCCGCTGATGAAGGGCATCCTTGGAACCAAGGTGGGCATGACCCAGATCTGGAGGGGGGACCGGGTGGTGCCCGTGACCGTTATCCTGGCTGGTCCTTGCCCGGTCGTACAGCGCAAGACGGTGGAAAAGGACGGCTACGAGGCGGTTCAGCTCGGTTTCCTTCCCCAAAAACCCCAGCGGGTGAACAAGCCCCTGAAGGGCCACTTTGCCCGGGCTGGGGTGGAGCCGGTGCGGTATTTGCGGGAGATACGGGGCTTCAGCCCCGAGGGGGATACCGTGACGGTGGAGATTTTCAAACCGGGCGAGGTGGTGGACGTGACCGGTACCTCCAAGGGCCGCGGGTTTACCGGCGTGATGAAGCGCTGGAACTTTGCTGGGGGCTATGACTCCCACGGTGCCCACAAGGTCCACCGTCATCCGGGCTCCATCGGCAACCGCAAGACCCCGGGCCGGGTCTTCAAGGGAAAGAAGATGGCCGGGCGCTGGGGCAACGAGCGGGTGACCATCCAGGGCCTCGAGGTGGTGGATGTGCTCGCCGAGGAGAACCTGCTTTTGGTCAAGGGGTCGGTGCCGGGGGCCAACGGCAGCCTGGTGATCGTGCGGGAGACCAGCAAGGTACCGGAGAAAGCGGGCAAGGGAGGTAAGTGATGTACAGCATTCCGGTGCTCGGCAGCAGCAGGACCGTGGAGGCCCACCTTCCTGCGGAGGTAAGCCCCCACGTGCTCTACGAGGTTGTGCGCTGGCAGATGGCCTCCCGCCGTCGGGGCACGGCGGCCACCAAGACCCGCGGGATGGTCAGCTTCACCAGCAAGAAGATGTACCCCCAGAAGCACACCGGGCGGGCCCGTCACGGCGATTTTGGGGCGCCCATCTTCGTGGGCGGGGGTACGGTGTTTGGGCCCCAGCCGCGCGACTACAGCTACACCCTGCCCAAAAAGGTGCGCAGGCTGGGCCTGGGTATGGCCCTGGCCGATCGGGCGCGGGAGGGGAAGCTGTTTTTGGTGGAGCAGTTTGAAGGGGTGAACGGCAAAACCAAGGAGTTCGTAGCCTGGCTCAAGAGCCACAATCTGGAAGGCCCCTCCATCCTGTTGGTGACCCGCGACGAGAAGGTGGCCCGCTCGGCCCGCAACCTGCCGCAGGTATGGGTGCTGGCCCCGGAGGGGCTGAATGTATACGACATACTGCGGCGGGAGGTGTTGGTGGTGGAGGCGGCGCTTTGGGCGGATGTGCAGGCCCGGTTGGGGGGTGAGGCCCAGTGAAGACGCCCTACGATGTGATTCTGAAGCCGGTTCTTTCTGAGAAGGCCTATGCCCGCTTTGCCAGCGGCGAGTACACCTTTTGGGTGCACCCCGAGGCCACCAAGACCGAGATTGCCAACGCGGTGGAGGCGGCC harbors:
- the rpsJ gene encoding 30S ribosomal protein S10 is translated as MPKIRIKLRGFDHKSLDASAAKIVETARRSGAKVSGPVPLPTRVRRFTVLRSPFKHKDSREHFELRTHNRLVDITDPTPKTIEGLRNLDLPTGVEIELKMIGGR
- the rplD gene encoding 50S ribosomal protein L4, which encodes MYSIPVLGSSRTVEAHLPAEVSPHVLYEVVRWQMASRRRGTAATKTRGMVSFTSKKMYPQKHTGRARHGDFGAPIFVGGGTVFGPQPRDYSYTLPKKVRRLGLGMALADRAREGKLFLVEQFEGVNGKTKEFVAWLKSHNLEGPSILLVTRDEKVARSARNLPQVWVLAPEGLNVYDILRREVLVVEAALWADVQARLGGEAQ
- the rplC gene encoding 50S ribosomal protein L3; its protein translation is MKGILGTKVGMTQIWRGDRVVPVTVILAGPCPVVQRKTVEKDGYEAVQLGFLPQKPQRVNKPLKGHFARAGVEPVRYLREIRGFSPEGDTVTVEIFKPGEVVDVTGTSKGRGFTGVMKRWNFAGGYDSHGAHKVHRHPGSIGNRKTPGRVFKGKKMAGRWGNERVTIQGLEVVDVLAEENLLLVKGSVPGANGSLVIVRETSKVPEKAGKGGK